Proteins encoded in a region of the Ziziphus jujuba cultivar Dongzao chromosome 3, ASM3175591v1 genome:
- the LOC107422182 gene encoding putative F-box/LRR-repeat protein At5g02700, with product MATKSVEADCGGTVDKERHTMSGDQISQLSDLFIHHIFSFLPTIYLVRISILSKHWRQAWVSTPFSYSDDLQGITFYKNVKNRDMVLKFMTNYLRYRKQYIQIPDTFILSFRCDTGYNFSSSSSDAMRQIDDWLNFVVKSKVKELDLHVKKYCLPQFFFGASSLALLKLSSLELVVPSLSPLPCLKVLFDGLISGLPLLERLALQSHASKSFSIRSHSLRYASIASYVLEVALAVTEPNLIHLHLEHYAELTISVDAPNTLEASLSLQNPVGVL from the exons ATGGCAACTAAAAGTGTTGAAGCAGATTGTGGAGGAACGGTAGACAAAGAGCGTCATACAATGTCAGGAGACCAAATATCACAATTATCTGATTTGTTTATACATCACATCTTTTCATTCCTTCCTACCATTTATCTAGTGCGAATAAGTATTCTTTCCAAGCATTGGAGACAGGCGTGGGTTTCAACTCCCTTTTCATATTCTGATGACTTACAGGGCATTACTTTCTACAAGAATGTGAAGAACCGAGATATGGTCTTAAAGTTCATGACTAATTACTTGAGATATCGCAAACAGTATATACAGATTCCAGATACATTCATTTTAAGTTTTAGGTGTGATACAGGCTATAATTTCTCAAGCAGTAGCAGCGATGCTATGAGACAAATAGATGATTGGTTAAACTTTGTTGTTAAAAGCAAAGTGAAGGAGTTAGATCTCCATGTCAAAAAGTATTGTTTACCTCAGTTCTTTTTTGGTGCAAGTTCATTAGCACTCCTGAAATTGTCTTCATTAGAGTTGGTTGTCCCTTCTCTTTCACCCCTTCCCTGTTTGAAAGTTCTCTTTGATGG CCTAATTTCTGGGCTTCCTCTCCTTGAGAGGTTAGCTTTACAATCCCACGCATCAAAATCTTTTAGCATCCGTAGTCATAGCCTGAGATATGCTTCCATTGCATCATACGTGCTGGAGGTTGCACTTGCAGTTACAGAACCAAATTTAATTCACTTGCACCTTGAACATTATGCTGAGTTAACCATTTCAGTTGATGCTCCCAATACGTTGGAAGCCAGTTTAAGCCTTCAGAATCCTGTTGGTGTTCTTTAA